Proteins encoded by one window of Paenibacillus urinalis:
- a CDS encoding ribose-phosphate diphosphokinase gives MTYFDSKLKIFTCNSNPKLAHQIADYIGIPMGESHTTSFSDGEIQVKLSESVRGSHVYIVQSTCAPVNDNLMEMLVMIDALKRASAKTINVVIPYYGYARQDRKARSRDPITAKLVANLIEKAGATRVIGMDLHAMQIQGFFDIPVDHMLAVPILAQYFRSKQIENPVVVSPDHGGVVRARKLADFLNAPLAIIDKRRPEPNVSEVMNIIGNIEGKTAILIDDIIDTAGTIVLGANALMEGGAKEVYACCTHPVLSGPAMERLENSPLKEVIVTDTIPITHPNPTKKLNVLSVAPLLGEAIIRVHEELSISKLFEIE, from the coding sequence ATGACTTATTTTGATTCCAAATTAAAAATATTTACTTGTAACTCGAACCCGAAGCTTGCACACCAAATTGCTGATTACATTGGTATTCCTATGGGCGAATCCCATACTACGAGTTTTAGCGACGGTGAAATTCAAGTGAAGCTGTCTGAAAGTGTACGTGGTAGTCATGTTTACATTGTTCAGTCGACTTGTGCCCCAGTAAACGACAACCTGATGGAGATGCTGGTCATGATTGATGCATTGAAACGTGCATCTGCCAAAACGATCAATGTCGTTATTCCTTACTATGGATATGCAAGACAAGATCGGAAGGCACGCTCAAGAGATCCGATTACGGCTAAGCTTGTAGCTAACCTGATTGAAAAAGCGGGAGCGACACGCGTCATCGGGATGGACCTGCATGCTATGCAGATTCAGGGCTTCTTCGATATTCCGGTAGACCACATGCTGGCGGTTCCGATCTTGGCACAGTATTTCCGTTCCAAGCAAATTGAGAATCCAGTTGTTGTGTCTCCGGACCATGGCGGCGTTGTACGCGCACGCAAGCTGGCGGACTTCCTGAATGCTCCACTTGCGATTATTGACAAACGCAGACCAGAGCCTAACGTTAGTGAAGTGATGAATATTATCGGTAATATTGAAGGCAAGACAGCGATCTTGATCGATGACATTATCGATACTGCGGGTACAATTGTGCTTGGTGCCAATGCACTTATGGAAGGCGGAGCCAAAGAAGTGTACGCTTGCTGTACGCATCCTGTATTGTCAGGCCCTGCGATGGAGCGTTTGGAGAATTCACCGCTGAAGGAAGTTATTGTAACGGATACGATTCCGATTACACATCCGAATCCAACGAAGAAACTGAATGTTCTATCCGTCGCTCCATTGCTTGGCGAAGCCATCATTCGGGTTCACGAGGAATTGTCGATTAGTAAATTGTTTGAAATCGAATAA
- the pth gene encoding aminoacyl-tRNA hydrolase — MKWIVGLGNPGSEYAKTRHNIGFMALDALAERHGITINQSKCKALIGEGMIQGEKAVLIKPMTYMNLSGESIRAYMDYYKVALEDLIVVYDDMDTEVGKIRLRYQGSAGGHNGIKSIIQHTGTQQFNRVRMGISRPEPGYAIVDYVLSKFAKKEQEAVESMIEATCDALEYAMKDTFERTMAKFNG; from the coding sequence ATGAAATGGATAGTGGGACTTGGCAATCCCGGTTCCGAATATGCCAAGACGAGGCATAACATAGGATTCATGGCACTCGACGCTCTGGCAGAGCGCCATGGTATTACTATTAATCAGAGCAAGTGCAAAGCTCTTATCGGAGAAGGAATGATACAAGGGGAGAAGGCAGTGCTGATTAAGCCAATGACGTATATGAATCTCTCTGGCGAATCCATTAGAGCGTATATGGATTATTATAAGGTTGCCCTTGAAGATCTTATTGTAGTCTATGATGATATGGACACTGAAGTAGGCAAGATCCGCCTCCGATACCAAGGCAGTGCAGGCGGCCATAACGGAATTAAATCGATTATTCAGCATACCGGGACACAGCAGTTCAATCGTGTGCGTATGGGTATTTCGAGACCGGAGCCAGGCTACGCGATTGTAGATTATGTTCTGTCTAAGTTCGCGAAGAAGGAGCAGGAAGCGGTTGAATCTATGATTGAAGCAACCTGTGACGCCCTCGAGTATGCGATGAAGGATACTTTTGAGCGGACGATGGCGAAATTTAATGGATAA
- a CDS encoding anti-sigma-F factor Fin family protein — translation MPIHYVCRHCGTSIGQIDSSEVTEARLGLHFLTPAERRDIIAYNSKGEMMVNITCDYCNEAILVNPELCLLTSPLQ, via the coding sequence ATGCCAATTCATTATGTCTGCAGGCATTGTGGAACTTCGATTGGACAGATTGATTCATCCGAAGTAACGGAAGCAAGGCTGGGTCTTCATTTCTTGACCCCTGCGGAACGAAGGGATATAATAGCCTATAATTCAAAAGGCGAAATGATGGTTAACATCACTTGCGATTACTGTAATGAGGCGATCCTGGTGAATCCAGAGCTTTGTCTGTTAACAAGCCCGCTGCAATAG
- the mfd gene encoding transcription-repair coupling factor: MLQALIEAFTKDSDFESITSGIRSGMKEQLISGLSGSARQVMMAAMHKQLDRPMLVVTHNMFAAQKVAEDLQEALSADQVLLYPANELIAAEAAISSPETLAQRIEVLLKCAAGFRGIVVIPLSGARRYLPAPQVIASAEITLKQSGTIELEQFLKRMVELGYERVERVESQGEMSVRGGIIDFFPLTAELAYRIELFDDEIDSIRTFDPADQRSIDRVEQVRITPCKELIASQERMEQAADRTVILLEEQLDKTTDRQAKLRLREEIHREIELLREHVYFPEIYKYVTELYPEKQTIYNYMPEDTILIMDEPARLLETGKQLERDESEWSVHLLQNGKTLPQLTLSLDHDQVLYHRPFQTLFVSIFLRQVPHTQPQNILNMVSRSMQDFHGQMNVLKAEMERWQKAGVNVVMMASGEERLDRMRKVLQDYDIHEPNMVIGNLQSGFEMPSIQLAVITEGEMFSQKQRKVRKPMRNVDNAERIKSYSELKVGDYVVHQNHGIGKYMGIGTLEVGGIHKDYMHILYAGGDKLSVPIEQIDLIQKYVGSEEKEPKIYKLGGNEWTRVKNKVRSSVQDIADDLIKLYAERQSSPGYAFDKDTAEQQEFEDMFPYDETRDQVRAIEEIKKDMEQGRPMDRLLCGDVGYGKTEVAIRAAFKAAIEGKQVAVLVPTTILAQQHYETFRERFSGYPFNVSVLSRFRTRKEQNETAKGIKQGTIDIVIGTHRLLSQDLVFKDLGLLIVDEEQRFGVTHKEKLKKLKTNVDVLTLTATPIPRTLHMSMLGVRDLSVIETPPENRFPVQTYVVEHSQTLVREAIERELARGGQVYYLYNRVQGIQEMAAEISALVPEARVGVGHGQMSETELEKTILDFLDGEFDVLVSTSIIETGVDIPNVNTLIVHDADKMGLSQLYQLRGRVGRSNRIAYAYFTYQRDKVLTEVAEKRLQSIKEFTELGSGFKIAMRDLSIRGAGNLLGAEQHGFIASVGFDLYSQMLSEEINRRKVTMLGEEAPQEQSWSTSIDISIDAYLPSDYIYDSIQKIEIYKKVAVLAAFDDAMELEDELVDRFGDLPEAVTNLLSVARLKIYGKKYGIETIVQRGDQISVKFYEGREKAVDGAKLARIGNQFERRVQFEQGQSMIVHIKGKGLSDQEMLQTLEKFLAAMKDAFKSKGELQDVAK, from the coding sequence TTGCTACAAGCACTTATTGAAGCTTTTACTAAAGATTCCGATTTTGAATCGATAACTTCCGGTATTCGGTCAGGAATGAAGGAGCAGCTCATCTCCGGATTGTCGGGTTCAGCTCGCCAGGTTATGATGGCTGCTATGCATAAACAGCTGGATCGACCGATGCTCGTGGTGACTCATAATATGTTTGCGGCACAGAAAGTGGCAGAAGACTTACAGGAAGCGCTTTCTGCCGATCAAGTGCTGCTATATCCGGCCAATGAATTGATTGCTGCAGAAGCAGCAATTTCCAGTCCTGAAACACTTGCTCAGCGCATTGAAGTATTACTGAAGTGTGCAGCCGGTTTTCGGGGCATTGTTGTGATTCCACTCTCTGGCGCAAGACGCTACCTTCCTGCTCCGCAGGTGATAGCAAGTGCAGAGATTACTCTTAAGCAGAGCGGAACGATTGAGCTGGAGCAATTTCTCAAACGTATGGTTGAGCTCGGATATGAACGCGTTGAGCGCGTTGAATCTCAAGGTGAGATGAGTGTACGCGGAGGAATCATTGATTTCTTCCCACTCACGGCCGAGCTGGCTTATCGTATTGAGCTGTTTGATGATGAAATTGACTCGATACGGACATTTGATCCCGCAGACCAGCGGTCAATAGACCGAGTAGAGCAAGTGAGGATAACACCGTGTAAGGAACTGATTGCAAGCCAGGAGAGAATGGAACAGGCTGCGGATCGAACAGTGATTCTGCTCGAAGAGCAGCTCGATAAAACAACGGACCGCCAAGCGAAGCTGCGTCTGCGCGAGGAGATCCATCGTGAAATCGAGCTGCTGCGCGAGCATGTCTATTTTCCTGAAATCTATAAATATGTAACAGAGCTGTATCCAGAGAAGCAGACCATCTATAACTACATGCCTGAGGATACCATTCTTATCATGGATGAGCCGGCAAGACTCTTGGAGACAGGGAAACAGCTCGAACGTGATGAATCGGAGTGGAGTGTTCATTTGCTGCAAAACGGCAAAACGCTGCCGCAGCTTACGCTCTCTCTTGACCATGATCAGGTGCTGTACCATCGGCCGTTCCAGACCTTATTCGTATCCATCTTCCTTCGTCAGGTACCGCACACACAGCCGCAGAACATCCTAAATATGGTCAGCCGCAGTATGCAGGATTTCCATGGCCAAATGAATGTGCTTAAGGCAGAGATGGAGCGCTGGCAAAAAGCAGGTGTCAACGTCGTTATGATGGCCAGCGGCGAGGAACGGCTCGATCGAATGCGTAAAGTGCTGCAGGACTATGACATCCATGAGCCAAACATGGTCATTGGGAATCTGCAAAGCGGATTTGAAATGCCTTCTATTCAGCTGGCTGTTATTACTGAGGGAGAGATGTTCTCTCAAAAACAGCGCAAAGTACGGAAGCCGATGCGCAATGTGGACAATGCAGAGCGGATCAAGAGCTACAGTGAGCTCAAGGTTGGAGATTACGTCGTACATCAAAATCATGGAATCGGTAAATATATGGGGATCGGCACACTTGAAGTAGGCGGTATCCATAAAGATTACATGCATATTTTATATGCAGGCGGCGACAAGCTGTCTGTTCCAATCGAGCAGATCGATCTCATTCAGAAGTATGTCGGTTCAGAAGAGAAGGAGCCGAAGATCTATAAGCTGGGCGGGAATGAATGGACCCGTGTTAAAAATAAAGTCCGCAGCTCTGTCCAGGATATAGCCGATGACCTGATTAAGCTCTATGCAGAGCGGCAATCCTCTCCTGGGTATGCCTTTGATAAGGATACCGCAGAGCAGCAGGAATTTGAGGACATGTTCCCATATGACGAAACGCGGGATCAGGTTCGTGCTATAGAGGAAATCAAGAAGGATATGGAGCAGGGTCGTCCAATGGACAGACTTCTGTGTGGAGATGTAGGTTACGGTAAAACAGAGGTCGCCATTCGTGCTGCATTCAAGGCGGCGATTGAAGGCAAACAGGTTGCTGTTCTTGTACCGACGACCATTCTGGCTCAGCAGCATTACGAGACATTCCGTGAACGCTTCTCCGGGTATCCGTTTAATGTCAGTGTTCTTAGCCGTTTCCGTACACGCAAAGAGCAGAACGAGACGGCCAAAGGCATCAAGCAAGGAACGATTGATATCGTCATTGGTACACATCGTTTACTCTCTCAGGATCTTGTGTTTAAGGATCTCGGGTTGCTGATTGTGGATGAAGAGCAGCGATTCGGTGTAACGCATAAAGAGAAGCTGAAGAAGCTAAAGACCAATGTCGATGTGCTTACACTCACAGCTACGCCGATTCCGAGAACGCTGCATATGTCCATGCTGGGGGTAAGAGATTTGTCGGTTATCGAAACACCACCGGAGAATCGCTTTCCCGTACAAACGTATGTTGTTGAGCATAGTCAGACGCTTGTTCGTGAAGCGATTGAGCGGGAACTGGCGCGAGGCGGTCAAGTGTACTACTTGTACAACCGAGTCCAAGGTATACAGGAGATGGCAGCAGAGATTTCCGCACTTGTCCCTGAGGCAAGAGTGGGGGTTGGTCACGGCCAAATGTCCGAAACTGAACTAGAAAAAACGATTCTTGATTTCCTGGATGGTGAATTTGATGTGCTGGTCAGCACCAGTATCATCGAGACCGGGGTTGACATACCAAACGTGAATACACTGATCGTGCATGATGCGGATAAAATGGGCTTGTCCCAGCTGTATCAGCTGCGCGGCAGGGTAGGGCGTTCGAATCGGATTGCGTATGCCTATTTCACGTACCAAAGAGACAAAGTGCTTACTGAAGTAGCGGAGAAAAGACTGCAATCCATCAAGGAATTTACAGAGCTTGGCTCTGGATTCAAAATTGCGATGCGCGATCTGTCTATCCGCGGGGCCGGGAATTTGCTCGGTGCAGAGCAGCATGGCTTCATCGCCTCTGTCGGGTTTGATCTGTACTCTCAGATGCTGTCAGAAGAGATCAATCGACGCAAAGTAACAATGCTCGGAGAAGAAGCACCGCAGGAGCAGAGCTGGAGCACGTCCATTGACATTAGTATTGATGCGTATCTGCCTTCTGATTATATCTATGATAGTATTCAGAAGATCGAGATTTATAAGAAGGTTGCTGTGCTCGCTGCATTTGATGATGCAATGGAGCTTGAGGATGAGCTGGTTGATCGGTTTGGAGATCTGCCGGAAGCTGTTACGAATCTGCTGTCTGTGGCCAGACTCAAAATATACGGCAAGAAATACGGGATCGAGACCATTGTGCAGCGCGGGGACCAAATCTCTGTGAAGTTCTATGAAGGACGCGAAAAAGCAGTGGATGGCGCTAAGCTTGCAAGGATTGGCAATCAATTCGAAAGACGTGTACAATTTGAACAAGGACAGAGCATGATCGTCCATATTAAAGGCAAGGGTCTGAGTGATCAAGAAATGCTCCAAACATTAGAGAAGTTTCTTGCAGCCATGAAGGATGCATTCAAATCAAAGGGGGAACTACAGGATGTTGCAAAATAA
- a CDS encoding peptidylprolyl isomerase: MLQNNRKTWKTIAVTAVGALSISLLAACGSNDAGGGSTSFNNSIEGDTSSVVVKYKGGEITEKEFNAELKIMEFMNPTIAAYLQMDEMREMFVKQQVAYEYLSKDVSQEAGEKGLEEAEAQITQMKTQVGGDEAWSQMLKDYEVTEDELKNYMTRVLSLIEYKSQDVTDEQVKTEYEASKDQFITASVRHVLISNTDPESGEARPEGEALKLAKEVKAKLDKGEDFAAVAKEYSEDPGSAENGGLYEDTPVTNWVEAFKEAAKTQEEGVIGEPVETDYGYHIIKVEKRTEPTFEELTEAQTKLLKSSVVNVEVQEFMTNEVDGVIEGEIKLPANPAAEQGTEGTEGTEGTEGTEGTDAGTEGSEEGSTGDEGAADSGTEGESTESNTDGK; the protein is encoded by the coding sequence ATGTTGCAAAATAACAGAAAAACCTGGAAGACGATCGCGGTGACCGCTGTCGGCGCTCTATCGATATCTCTTCTGGCAGCATGCGGAAGCAATGATGCGGGAGGAGGCAGCACCAGCTTTAATAATTCAATTGAAGGCGACACGAGCAGTGTGGTTGTAAAATATAAAGGCGGCGAAATCACGGAGAAGGAATTCAATGCAGAGCTCAAGATTATGGAATTCATGAATCCAACGATTGCAGCCTACCTGCAGATGGATGAAATGCGCGAGATGTTTGTGAAACAGCAGGTAGCGTATGAATATTTGAGTAAAGACGTGTCTCAAGAAGCAGGGGAAAAAGGCCTTGAAGAGGCAGAAGCCCAGATCACTCAAATGAAGACTCAGGTTGGCGGAGACGAAGCCTGGAGTCAGATGCTTAAGGATTACGAAGTGACAGAGGACGAGCTTAAGAATTACATGACACGTGTCTTGAGCCTGATTGAGTACAAGTCACAGGATGTAACTGACGAGCAGGTGAAGACAGAGTATGAAGCTAGTAAAGATCAATTTATTACAGCAAGTGTTCGTCATGTGCTGATCAGCAACACAGATCCTGAGTCAGGGGAAGCTCGCCCGGAAGGGGAAGCTCTTAAACTTGCGAAGGAAGTCAAAGCCAAGCTGGACAAAGGTGAAGATTTTGCTGCCGTCGCCAAAGAGTATTCTGAAGACCCGGGATCGGCAGAAAACGGTGGATTGTATGAGGACACACCGGTTACGAATTGGGTAGAAGCTTTCAAGGAAGCGGCAAAAACCCAAGAGGAGGGTGTCATTGGTGAGCCGGTCGAAACGGATTACGGCTACCATATTATTAAGGTCGAGAAACGTACAGAGCCGACCTTTGAAGAGTTAACAGAAGCGCAAACGAAGCTGCTCAAGAGCTCTGTCGTGAACGTGGAAGTTCAGGAATTTATGACGAATGAAGTGGATGGAGTCATTGAAGGCGAGATCAAACTGCCTGCGAATCCGGCTGCTGAACAAGGTACCGAAGGTACAGAGGGTACGGAAGGCACCGAAGGAACTGAGGGAACTGATGCTGGAACCGAAGGTTCTGAAGAAGGATCGACAGGTGACGAGGGCGCAGCCGATTCGGGAACAGAAGGCGAGAGTACAGAATCGAATACCGATGGTAAATAA
- the spoVT gene encoding stage V sporulation protein T has protein sequence MKATGIVRRIDDLGRVVIPKEIRRTLRIREGDPLEIFVDRDGEVILKKYSPIGELGDFAKEYAESLYESTGHVTLISDRDTIITVAGGSKKEYLDKQIGHMVETSMDNRKTLLENSNGSYELAKDHIEPLSSYVVAPIISGGDPIGAVIMYSKDESTKMSQLETKMAETAAAFLGKQMEQ, from the coding sequence ATGAAAGCTACTGGTATCGTCCGCCGTATTGATGATCTTGGTCGTGTGGTTATTCCGAAAGAGATTCGCCGTACTTTGCGAATTCGCGAGGGAGACCCGCTCGAGATTTTTGTGGACCGTGACGGCGAGGTCATTCTGAAGAAGTACTCTCCCATTGGAGAGCTTGGCGATTTTGCGAAGGAGTATGCAGAATCACTGTATGAAAGTACCGGCCATGTAACGTTAATCTCAGATCGGGATACGATTATTACTGTGGCAGGCGGATCGAAGAAGGAATATTTGGATAAGCAGATTGGTCATATGGTAGAAACGTCAATGGATAACCGCAAGACATTGCTTGAGAACAGCAACGGATCTTATGAATTAGCTAAAGATCATATCGAACCTTTATCATCCTATGTTGTAGCACCGATCATATCGGGAGGAGACCCGATTGGTGCAGTCATTATGTACAGCAAGGACGAATCCACTAAAATGTCTCAGCTCGAGACCAAAATGGCTGAAACCGCTGCCGCATTTCTTGGGAAACAGATGGAGCAGTAG
- a CDS encoding putative polysaccharide biosynthesis protein: MNSSNSGKKLLQGAFILSSAAILSKLIGTLQKIPLQNIAGDGVFGIYNTVYPFYIMLVTLATAGFPIAVSKLVAEAEARGDEEEGRKVLKATTILLAIVGGCLCVLTYWSAPLIGRLIDNSEVISSVRAASLSLLFVPVMAGLRGYFQGLQNMVPTAVSQVTEQTIRVTVMLIVLFLLMGYGASAENIAAGAMLGSAAGGAAGLVVMWIFWLIRSRSRGFRQSQSSPRIGTQPLAPEGKSTGALLRTVLRYAIPVALGSVAVPLINMVDTFTVPRLLKQEGLNDLEAMQTFGIYNRGLPLVQLVTMLATSLSVLFVPALAEAKIRQDQAGIQRHSSLALKWFWLIGLAASIGIMVLAEPINRMLYMNAEGTITLRILALSAAGSTVSVIAAALLQGLGSAKAPALIMLAAAAIKTLLNLILVPPLGISGAAISSAAAFAAAAAMNALLLARLLQLRVSPSAALLKPALVTAAMAVFAAMVSAGAAVLCTSVAGLSADGRITALVQSLLGVAAGVLVFVLGAIRTKLITAAEIAVLPKGAKLTQLLQKLKLL, from the coding sequence ATGAACTCATCCAATTCGGGCAAAAAGCTGCTTCAAGGTGCTTTTATTCTAAGCAGCGCTGCGATCTTATCCAAACTGATTGGGACACTGCAGAAGATCCCGCTGCAAAATATTGCCGGAGACGGCGTATTCGGTATATACAATACGGTCTATCCTTTTTATATCATGCTCGTTACACTGGCGACCGCCGGCTTTCCTATTGCGGTATCCAAGCTTGTGGCAGAGGCAGAAGCAAGAGGTGACGAAGAAGAGGGCCGTAAAGTACTGAAGGCGACCACCATACTGCTTGCCATCGTAGGAGGATGTCTCTGTGTCCTTACTTATTGGAGTGCACCGCTGATTGGTCGTCTGATCGATAACAGTGAGGTTATTTCATCGGTACGGGCAGCCTCTCTCTCCTTGCTATTCGTGCCGGTGATGGCAGGGCTGAGAGGCTACTTTCAAGGTCTTCAGAACATGGTACCGACTGCGGTGTCTCAGGTTACCGAGCAAACGATACGTGTGACTGTTATGTTAATTGTATTATTTCTGCTCATGGGATATGGCGCCAGTGCAGAGAATATTGCCGCTGGGGCTATGCTGGGTTCCGCAGCAGGGGGCGCGGCAGGTCTAGTCGTGATGTGGATATTTTGGCTGATACGATCTCGGTCAAGGGGATTTCGACAAAGTCAGAGCAGTCCTCGAATAGGGACACAGCCTTTGGCTCCGGAGGGAAAATCCACGGGTGCGCTGCTCCGGACAGTACTGAGATATGCCATCCCGGTTGCTCTCGGCTCGGTTGCTGTGCCTTTAATTAATATGGTAGATACCTTTACCGTCCCTCGGCTGTTAAAGCAGGAAGGACTAAATGATCTGGAAGCGATGCAGACATTCGGCATTTATAATCGGGGATTGCCGCTGGTCCAGCTTGTGACTATGCTGGCTACATCTTTATCGGTATTATTCGTGCCTGCTCTGGCAGAGGCCAAGATCAGACAGGACCAAGCGGGAATTCAAAGACACAGCAGTCTGGCATTGAAGTGGTTCTGGCTGATTGGACTTGCCGCTTCGATTGGCATTATGGTGCTGGCAGAGCCGATTAACCGCATGCTGTATATGAACGCAGAAGGGACGATCACGCTCCGTATACTCGCGTTATCTGCTGCAGGGAGCACCGTCAGCGTCATCGCTGCTGCCTTACTGCAGGGGCTCGGCAGCGCCAAAGCGCCTGCGCTTATCATGCTGGCAGCAGCAGCGATTAAGACGCTGCTGAACCTCATACTCGTGCCGCCGCTCGGAATCAGCGGAGCGGCCATCTCGTCTGCGGCAGCCTTTGCCGCTGCAGCCGCCATGAACGCGCTGCTGCTGGCAAGGCTCTTGCAGCTGCGTGTGTCCCCCAGCGCCGCGTTACTCAAGCCGGCGCTGGTGACCGCCGCGATGGCTGTCTTCGCGGCGATGGTCTCCGCAGGCGCTGCTGTGCTGTGCACAAGCGTCGCGGGGCTTAGCGCGGATGGGAGAATCACCGCGCTCGTCCAGAGCCTGCTGGGTGTTGCAGCAGGCGTGCTTGTCTTCGTGCTGGGAGCCATCCGCACGAAGCTGATTACGGCAGCAGAGATTGCCGTGCTGCCGAAGGGAGCGAAGCTCACACAGCTGCTGCAGAAGCTGAAGCTGCTGTGA